From Pseudomonas sp. AN-1:
TCGTCCCCGTAGCAGACCATGGCCGCCAGCCCGAGGCGCGGGTTGCAGGTCACGGCAACACAGGCCTCCTCGGGGGCGGACTCGTAAAGGACGCTGGTCAACAGCTCGGCCAGCGCGGCCTCATCGTCCAGCAACGCTGCGTGGCCGCTGACCTGGATGGATTCGTTGTTCATGCACGCTCCTTGTTGCGATCCGTGTGAAAGGGAATCAGGCGCTCACCGGCCTGCCGTTGAGCAGCACCTGGCCTCCGCTGCAGGTCAGCATGACGTCCTCCTCGTCATCTTCGTGCTCCTCGTCATGATCGAAGGCGATGCTGGCGCGGGTGGCGTGCCGGCCGAGGATCGGCAGCAGGGCAACCGCGTATTCCAGGCCTTCACCGCCGCAGACGAAGGAGGCCGAAAGCCCACCCTCGCCCTCCTCGATGTCTTCGATGCCCTCGATGTAGTCGCCGAAGCGCTGCACCAGCTGGTCGAACAGCGGAGCTAGGCTCTCGTCGAGGTCGCTGAGTAGCTCCCGACTGGTATCGAGGTCATAGTCCTGCATGGCGCTCAGGACTTCGTGCAGGGTGCCAAGTACCGATTCCTCGGCGCTCACTTCAAGTTGCAGGTAGGTTTCCATGTCTTTAACTCCTTGTGACTGAGATCGTTCATCAAGCCTGACTGCGTTCGGCCGCCAGTTCCTGGCGCAGCAGCAGCGCCACCTCGTCGGGCTCGAACTGGCGCAGGAACAGCGGAATGGCGAAGCGGTGGATGCCGTCCTCGCGGCGCAGCACGTAGGCCAGTTGCAGGCGCGCCAGCACGCGCTGCAGGGCGTCGGCGGAGCCGGCGAGGCCGTGCTCCTCGAACAGGCGCACCAGCGCGGCCAGACTGGTCTGGCCATGCAGCGCGACCTGGTACACGGCGATGCGGTCGAGGCGGCAAGCCGCCTCGTCGTGACACAGGCGACCCCAGCCAGCCAGGGCGTCGAGCACCGCCTGCGAGGCCAGCGCCTGGGCCAGGTGGCGGGACTCGATGACCCGCTCGCCCGGTTGCAGGGCTTCGAGGCATTCCTGGCAGACGATGGCGACCAGGTTGGCGCGCTGGCCGCTGGCCTTCACCACCTGCTCGACCAGCGCGTCGCTGGCGAAACTCAGGCGCAGACGGGCCAGCGGCAGCGTGGCCAGCTCGCGGCAGGCTTCCGGCTCCAGGCCGCCGATGCTCAGCACCTCGCCGAAGTTGCGCAGCGGCGACTGGTAGTCGAGCACTGCGGTGGCGTACAGGTCCCAGAAGCCGGCGAGCATGAACCAGCAGCGGCCCTCCTCGCTCAGCGCGCGCAGGGCAGAGAGCTGCGGGTAGCCGTGGCGGGATTCGTCGCGGAAGAACAGGTCGGCTTCGTCGATCAGCAGGAACAGGCGCCGACCGGCGTGGCGGGTCGCCAGATGGTCGATGACCGCGTCCAGCGGCGTGTCGGCCTTGAGCCCGAACTGCAGGGCCAGCCGCGGCGCCAGACGGTGGTCGCGCAGCGAGACGTAGTGGCAGGCGATGTGCGGATGCCCCTGCAGGCGACGCTGCACCGCCTTGAGCAGGCTGCTCTTGCCCAACTGGCGGCCGCCCACCACCAGGTAGTTGGCCGGCTCGCGGTTGAGCACGCGGGCCAGCAACTGGGCGCGGCCGAAGAAGGCGCCGGCGCGCACCACGCCGCCGCGGGTCTGGTAGGGCGAGATGCGGGTGACGCGCAACTGGCTGGACAGCAGCCGCAGCAGCACGTCGGCGGGCTTGCCGCCGAGCAGCCACTCCGTCTGGCTGCTGCTGTCCAGCGCCACCAGCAGGTTGGCCGGATCGGCGCAGTGGGCGAGCAGCACACCGGCTTCGAGCTCGCCGGCGGGGTCGGCGAGCACCAGCATCACGTCCAGCCCGGTCTGCACGGCGCGCAGGTGCTGGACGACGGCGGCGGCATCGAGATAGGGCGCGGGCACGTAGACCAGACAGCGGTCGAGGCTGACCGGCAGCTCGGTGCAGAACTGCCACTCGAACACCATACCGGGCAGCGACCAGTCGGCGCTCGGCTGGCAGCGCGCGCCGAGCGCCAATGCCAGGGCTTGCACCCGCTCGGCAGATGCGGCGCTCGCACAGGCGATTGCGCGTTGCCAGTCGCTGGCCACAATGCCGGCGGCCGTCAGGGTGGCGCGGCGGCGACCGAACAGGCCGAGCAGGCGATCGAGCATGGGCAACTGCCCCAGCGGCAGGCGCAGCAGGCTCTTGGGCTGCAGCTGGCTGGGGCCGAGCAGCGGATGGCGTACCAGCAACAACAGCGCGGCGACGGCGAACAGCGCGAGGCAGATCAGGATCAGGCTGCGCAGGTCGTCGACCAGCGGGGCTTCGGCCGCCTCGTCCCCGGCGGCGCGGCAGCTGGGCGGCAGGTAGCGCGCCGGGATCGGCGGCTCGCCGGCGCGGCAGGTCCAGCCGTCGCCCCGCTCGGCGAAGTCGAGGACGATCTCGGTGCCGGCAAGATCGCCCAGCTCGGGATTCTCGGCCACCTCGGCAACCAGCCGCCAGGGCTGCGGCGAGTGCACGCGCAGCAACGCCTGCGACAGCGGCGGCGCGAACTCGTGGATGTCCTGCGGCCAGCCGTCGTAGGCCTGGCGCGCCTCGAGCATGGCGCGGCGCCATTCGAGCAGTTCGCCCCACACCGCGCCAGTGCCGACCGTCGCCAGCGCGGCGCCGCGGGTGAGCGGGTTGTACTGCGGCGTCAGCACGGCGCTGCCGACCAGCAGGGCCAGCAGCGCGACGACCAGCGGCCGGCGCCAGGCGCGGGTTTTCAGTCGTTCGAGCATGATTCGAGCACCTGCAGACCGGCCTGCCTCACCACCTCGCAGCGCCAGTGCAGGCGCGCCGCCTCGCCCTCACCGCGCACGCAGACGAGGTTGCTCCAGAACAGCCGGCGCAACTCGGCATCGGGCAGGTACGGCCGCGCCCGGCCGAGGTCTTCGGCCTGCAGGCGCGTGTGCAGGCGTTCGCGCGCCGCCGGGTCGGCGGCCAGCGGCAGGAAGGTCTGCCACAGCCGCGCGCTGGCGGCGAGCCGGGTGCGCAGGGCCGCCTGGGCAGTTTGGTCGCGGCCGGCGTTCTCGCACAGCCATTGCAGCCCCTCCTCGGCCAGCGCGGGATGGCCACCGCAGAGCTCCAGCAGCAGCGCCAGGGTGGCCTTTTCGAAGGGGCGATTCGGCCAGCGCAGCCCGGCCAGGGTGGCCAGATCGTCCAGCGTCAGCTCGGGCCAGTGGCTGACTTGGGCGATGTTGAGCAGGGAGAGGTCGCCGCTGCGGTACTTGAGATCGGCCAGCGCCTCGCCGCCGCACAGCAGCAGGTGCAGGCGGCCGCCGTGCATCTCGCTGAGGCTGCGCAGGATGCCGGCCAGGGTATCGCGCAGCTCCGGGGTGCCCTGCTCGAAGCGGCTGACCAGGCAGAACAGCCGGCCGTGGCCGATCAGACGGTCCTCCAGCGCCGCCTCGAACTCGTAGTCCGAGGCCACGCCGGCGAAGCCGCATTGCCGGCCGATGGCGGCGAAGTAGTCGTTGCTGGCGGTACTCACGCTGTAGGGCGGCTGGATGTGCAGCACCGCGCCGTCGCCGTAGAGGCTGCGCGCCCGCGCCAGCAGTTCCTGGCGAAACGGCGGCTGCCCCCAGTGGGCTTGGGACAGCAGCAGGGCGATGGGATAGGGCACCGCCTGGCCGAGGCGGGCGAACAGGCCGTCGATGAAGGTGGCGAAGGGCACCTCGCTCCCTGCCCCGCTCTGCAGCGGGAACTCCGGCTCGAAGCCGGCGGTGACGAACAGTCGGTTGGTCTCCGCCTCGGTGAGGCGCAGGTAGCGCGCGCAGGCCTGCAGGCGATCGCGCGTCTTCGGGCTGGGCAGCGAGGTGCCGTTGCGCCAGTTGTTGACGGCCTCGCGGCTCAGGCCGATCTCGGCCGCCACCCCGGCGGCGCTGGCGCGGATGCGCCGCATGTACAGCGTCAGCAGGGTGGCAAAGGCTTCGTTGGTCATCGGCAGACAGGCTCACAGCAGGGCCGGGGTTGGATGTTCTCGGGCATGGCGAAACTTCCGGGCGGGATCGACATCAGTGGGCTTCGCCGATCCCCAGACAGAGGGCAATCTGCGTCAGCGCGGTGCGCTCGGCCTTGCTGATCCGGCTACCGAAGCCGAACAGGCCGCCCGAAGCCTTGGCGATGTCCTCGGCGACGGTCAGCAGCGCGCGCTTGAAGGCTTGTGCCTCGGCGGCGGGCATGCGCTCGTCGACGATGCTCGCGACCATCACCAGCTCGAGGGCGAAGTTGAGCCCTTGCTCGCCCAGGCTGGCGGCCATGACGTCCAGCTTGTCGATGATGTTGGTGACGATACGGATCAATAGCGGGCTGCCGTAGTGCTCGGCGTCCGTCAGCAAACGGAGCAGACCGGCTACTTCCTTGCGATCCACCTTGCCGTCGGCGGCAGCGACGATGAAGAACACCAGAAAAGGTGCGCGCTGCAGGGTGCGCAGCTCGTCCACACTGAACCCGGTGTTTTCCTCGCCGCTGGAGGCAGCGTTGTTGCAGACCTCGTCGAGGTAGTGCGCCTCCCAGGTGGCAAAACCCTCCGAGTGGGAGCGCATGCCCTTGAAGAAGGCCTGGCCTATGGCCTGCCGGGTGCCGGTATCCAGTCCCTCGGCACCATTGGTCAACTCCGGCCGGTTGACCCCGAAGCCATCGGCATGCCCGGCATTGCGGTACGGCAGGACGAACTGCATCTCGCGCTCGCGATCGGCACTGAAGCGCACGTCGATGAGCAGGCAGTCGGTCTTGCCGGTCGCGCTGGTCATGACGGCATCCCTGATGAAGCACGCGCCGAGCATGTCCGCGCCGAGTTCGCTGAGTTTCCTCGCCCCGCCGGCCGTGGTCTCGATGGAGCCGCCGACCAGGCGCGTCAGCTGCGTCTGGCCGTCGTCACGCAGGGTACCGACGATGGGTATCAGCACCTCACCGTCACAAACGCTGTATACGGCATGGGCGGCGCAGTAGCCGACCATTTCCACGGTGCTCAGATATTTTTCCATGCCACTCTCCTCATCGGGAATCGATGACGGATTGTCCTGTGGCGGCAATCTGGCTGCAGTTCCGAAGTTGTCAGGTCGCCGTCGTCGCCACCTGACAGCACGTCAAGCGGGCGGCGATGGGCAGAAAGAGAATGAGCGGATGCCCGGCATTGCCTGGCCTGCCGCGAACGAGAGATGGGGGGAACGATGGAAAGGCAGGCGCGGAGCGCACCCGGAGGGTTCTGGAGTTGCGACCCGTGCATGCGTCCCTGCCTGAGGCTCTGGTTGGAGAGGCAGCATTTTGCAATTACCGCCGGGCGATTGGCAGGCGTCGAATTGTGCGACCCTGCACAATTCGCGGTTATCCGCCGAAAAATGCACGGCAACGGCAGGTTTGTGCCGGCGCCAACGCGGCGGCCCGGCCAGTCCGTCATGACCGGGGCAACGCCTGGCGGGTGAGTTCAGCGGTAGCTCATAGCGGTGGTTACCCCACGGCTACTCGTCGCCTTCCCCGTCGTACCGCGCCTCGACCCGCACATCCCTCACGAGGCAGAGCGCGAACAAGGCCTCGAGATCCCTGGCGAATTCGTCGCCGTCTGATCCGGGGAGCAAGCCGATACAGAAGCGCTCGCCATCCTCTTCCCAGTATTGCCCTTCGAAATATTCGACCGGCCAGACCTCCAGCATGGCTTCGAGCTTCGCCTCGACGGCCGGACCGAAGGCTTCCATGCGCTCCTGGAACAGTGCACCCGCCTCGCCCTCGCAGAGCCCTGCGAGAATCTGCCGCCATAGCGGCCGTTGCTCGACAGCGGGAGTGAAGGACAGCTCGAGTTCGTCTTCCATATCAGCGGTACTCCTGTTTGATAGCATTCCACACCTGCCCCAGTTCGCCGGGATAACTCTCCAGGCTGTCCATCCGCCTGCGGAACTCGGCCAGGTAACGACGGCGCGACTCGCCTTCGGGCGCACCCTTGGTCGGGTCGGGGTAGTCGAAGCACCAGGTCATGATGTCCCGCAGGCGGGACTGGGTAAGTTCCAAAGTTTCGCCCCTTTCCAGACGAACCAGTCCATTCTCCTCCATCTTCTGGTCGAAAATCCGCACATCCACATGGGGCACCAGCGAAAAGAAGAAGTCCAGCAAAGCGGACCACAGCGGCTCTTCGTTGTACTCCCGATACAGCCATATGTAACTGAAATACATTGAGCTACAGAACAAAGTATTCGCATGCAGCTCGAACGATCGGTGCTCAGTTTCCTCGCCGATCAGAAAGGGAAACCGTCGCGACGGGTCATAGGTCTCGCCGAACACATGGTGGAACAGGTGCAAGCGTTCCTCGCGGGACAAGCCAGGTACACTGGACAAAGTATTACAAAATAAACTTTGGACCATCCAATAGTCCGAATCGGCAGACGGTTTGTCGCTCTGCGCCAAGGCACCCTAGGTCCGCAGACACCAGGCGATGCCCTCCACGGTGAATACCGGAAAGAAGTCCAGCATCCGCGACGGCGGCAACCAGCTGTTCTTGCGCGGGATCCCGGTGAAGAAGAAGGTGCGGATGTCCTCCAGTTCCTTTTTGGTCAGACCCTCGGCGGTCTCTCGCTTAATCGCTTGCCACAGTAGCTCTCGCTGGGCGAGCCATTGCGGATCATGGGTGATATCCAGAATCATCGACTGTCATTCCCTTGCATGTTTGATTTGCCCCATTGAGCGCCAGGCTTTAACTACCGCTGCAACAGCGGACTGCTGTATTCGCTAGAACAGTTGCGGATCGATTTCCTCTATCAGCTGGCGGCTGCGCTGACCTTCGGCATCCGTGACCAGTGCATACAGCCGGCAGCGGAGCGCGCCGCCTTCCACCCGCGCCTGCAGCACGCCGGGGCAACTGTTGCCGTCGAGGTCTTCCACGTAGTCGCCCGCTCCCTCCTCGTAGAAACTGCCCTCCTCGAGAAACGGGGCCATGGCGATCAGCGCCTCCCAGTCCATGCCTTGGTCATGGTAATCGCTGTTCTCGTGGCTGAAGGCGAGGACGCCGTCTTCGTGGCCCACGCAAACCCAGTCGAGGTCGGACAGGCAGTCGCTCAGGTTGTCCCCGGCGCTGAAATCCTCGTCCGGCTCGAAGTCGAGAGCAGCGAGAACCGCCATGATCCGCTCTGCCCGGATGCGGATCAGCGAAGCGCCACTGCGTACGTGGTAGCCCACTTAGGACTCCTTGCGCTGGATGCCCAGCGCCTTCGAGGCCAGCACACGGCAGTCCAGCCCCCAGGCATCCTCCACCTCGACCTCGCCGCGCTTCACCTCCTCCCACAGGGCCTTGAACTCGGCGGGGAACTCGCGTTGCTCCAGCATGGCAGTGAACTTTTGCACGAAGCGGGTCCGTGGGCTATCACCTTCGGCAGCAAGGTCGAAGTGGTGAATACGGTACAGACCAATCAGAACATTCTCTGCACTCCGTTCCTCGAGCATCTGCCGGTAACTGTTGGGATTGCGGGTGCATTGCAGGTACCAGGTTTCCAGCGGCAGGTCATACTGGAATAACATATCCGCCGCGCCGGCACTTAAGGGGGGAGTCAGTCTCAACCAGCCGCCCCAGGTCTGGATTTCCTGATAGCGATACTGCAGATACAGCATGTGGCTCTGCTGACCAGCGAGTTCAAACAGGCGATTTTTCTCGGGATCAGGGCACATCAGACGAAACAGCCACTCGTTGCTGCCTTGGGTATGCAAGATCAGGCGTCGGCGATACTGATAAGGTGGCTTTTCGCCCCAGGTGAGCAGTTCCAGCTCCCCGGCGAGGTGGGGCAGGTCCTTTTCTACGTCATCAAGGTAGCACAGCACCCCTCCTCCACTGCAACTGCGGATCTCGCTGACACTCCGCAAGGAATAGAAGCCATGCAAGATATCGGCCCTGCTGACGCGGCGGGAGCGCAGGTAACCCTCGCACAGCGGACGCAGGACCGTCTCGTCACGGCTGGGGTGCAGATAGAGGAACAGCATCAGGTCCAGGTGGCGTTCATGTGCATCCCAATCCTGCAGCTTCTTCCAGTCCGGAAGGGTACCCTTGAAGAAGTAGCGCTTGCAGATGCCCACAGCTTTCTTGCTCTTGTTGAGTCCGTAGAGAAGCTTCTCTACCTCCCGCCACTGTTGCTCGCGCTCGGCCATCCAGGCCTTGTCCTTGGGATGCCAGTGGCTGGTGTCGAAGTCGTCGAAGATGTCCTTGCGCATGCGTGGGTTCCTGCTGTCCTTGTCGGAGGTTCATTGACGGTGCAATACAGCCGAGCCGGCGCGTAGCGGCCCGACAGGGCGCGAAGCAGGCAAGCGGCGGCAAAGCGGCAGGGAGCGTGCTGGCGCTCAGGGCGCCGAGGGGAGTCTGGTATTGCGGCCCGCACATGCGTCCCTGCCTGAGGCTGCAGATGGAGAGGACGTCATTGTGCAATCAGCGCAGGGCGACTGACAGCCGGCGCGGCGTGCGGCAGCGCACAACTCGTATTGATCGGCAGTGCTGCGCGGCCTGGTGGGCGCCCGGCCTGAGCAGGCAGGGGGCGGAAGGTCTGCGGGATCGCGGCTGGCTGCGCCAGATCGCGGATGAAGCAGCGGCACCGTGCCCAGACGGCACGGCACCGCGCAAGCCGGCTTACGCCAGGCTCTTGCTCACTACCTCGTAGACGTCGCTGGACAGCTCGCCGCTGGCGAGGATGCGCTCCAGCTCGCCGCGCATCAGCGCCTGGCGGGCGGGGTCGAACTTGCGCCAGCGGGTCAGCGGGGTCAGCTGGCGGGAGGCGATCTGCGGGTTGAGGGCGTTCAGCGCGATCACCTGGTCGGCCAGGAAGCGGTAGCCGGCGCCGTCGGCGCGGTGGAAGTTGACGTGGTTCTGGTTGGCGAAGGCGCCGATCAGCGCGCGCACCTTGTTGGGATTCTTCAGGGTGAAGGTGTGGTGGTGCATCAGCGCCTGCACGCGCTCGAGGCCGCCGGGCAGCGGGCTGGCCGCCTGCACGGCGAACCACTGGTCCATGACCAGGGCGTCGTCCTTGAAGTAGTCGGCGAACTTGGCCAGCGCCTGGGCCTTCTCGGCGTCGAACGGCGAGTTGACCAGCACGGCCAGCGCGGCGAGGCGCTCGGTCATGTTGTCGGCGTGTTCGAACTGCTCCTCGCAGGCGTCGACCACCTCGTCGTCCTCGGCCAGCATCAGGTAGGACAGGGCGATGTTCTGCAGGCTGCGCCGGGCGATCTGCGCCGCGTCGGCGGCGTAGGCGGTGCTGCGCGAGGCTTCGCGGCAGGCCTGGTAGCGGCTCCACAGCAGGTCGAACAGCTCGCGGGAGATTGCCTTGCGGGCGAACTCGCGGGCGATGTGGATGGCGTCGACGTCGGCCACCTCGCTGAGCTCGGCCAGATAGGCCTCGGCCGGCAGGGCGAGCATCTCGGCGACCATCGCCGCATCCAGCGACTGGTCGGCCAGCACCGTGCGCAGCGCCTCGATCAGGCGGGCGTCGAGGTGCAGGGGCTCGCTGCGCTGCTGCTGGCCGACCAGCTCCTGCAGCACCTGCACGGCGAGCTGCTGGCCGGCCTCCCAGCGGTTGAAGCCGTCGGAGTCGTGCTGCATGAGGAACATCAGCTGGTCGCGGCCGTAGGGGTAGTGCAGCTTCACCGGCGCGCTGAAGCCGCGCAGCAGCGACGGCAGCGGCTGGGTCGGCACGTCGACGAAGGTGAAGCTCTGCTCGGCCGCGGTCACCGCCAGCACGCGCGAGCTGCCGCTCGCCTCGGCCTCGCCGGAGAGGCGCAGCGCCAGCTCGTGGCCGTGGGCGTCCAGCAGGCCCATGGCCACCGGGATGACGAAGGGCTGCTTGTGCTCCTGGCCGGGGGTGGCCGGGCAGCTCTGGCGGAAGGTCAGGGTGTAGGTCTTGGCGTGGGCGTCGTAGCAGTCCTCCACGCTCAGGCGCGGGGTGCCGGACTGGGTGTACCAGCGCTTGAACTGGCCGAGATCCTGGCCACTGGCGTCCTCCATGGCCTTGACGAAGTCGTCGCAGGTCACCGCCTGGCCGTCGTGGCGTTCGAAGTACAGGTCGCTGCCCTTGCGGAAAGCCTCGGCACCGAGCAGGGTGTGGATCATGCGCAGCACTTCCGCGCCCTTCTCGTAGATGGTCAGGGTGTAGAAGTTGGAGATCTCCATGTAGGCGTCCGGGCGCACCGGGTGGGCCATGGGGCCGGCGTCCTCGGCGAACTGCTGGGTGCGCAGGAAGGCGACGTCCTCGATGCGCTTGACCGTGCGCGAGTTCATGTCGGCCGAGAACTCGGCGTCGCGGAACACGGTGAAGCCTTCCTTCAGCGACAGCTGGAACCAGTCGCGGCAGGTGACGCGGTTGCCCGACCAGTTGTGGAAGTACTCGTGGGCGACCACCGCCTCGACGCGCTGGTGGGCGGCGTCGGTGGCGGTTTCCGGGTGGGCCAGCACGCAGCTGGAGTTGAAGATGTTGAGGCCCTTGTTCTCCATGGCGCCCATGTTGAAGTCGTTGACCGCGACGATCATGAAGATGTCCAGGTCGTACTCGCGGCCGTACACCTCCTCGTCCCACTTCATCGAGCGCTTGAGGCTGTCCATGGCGTGCTGCAGCTTGCCGATGTTCTCCGGCTCGACGTAGATGCGCAGGGCGACGTCACGGCCGCTCAGGGTCCGGAAGCTGTCCTCGATGCACCACAGGTCGCCCGCCACCAGGGCGAACAGGTAGGCGGGCTTCTTGAACGGGTCCTGCCAGGTGGCCCAGTGGCGGCCGTCCTCTTCCTGGCCGCTGGCGATCGGGTTGCCGTTGGACAGCAGGATCGGATAGGCCTGCTTGTCGGCGCTGAGCGTGGTGGTGAATTTGCTCATCACGTCCGGGCGGTCGAGGTAGAAGGTGATCTTGCGGAAGCCCTCGGCCTCGCACTGGGTGCAGAACATGCCGCTCGACTTGTACAGCCCTTCCAGCGCGGTGTTGCTTTCCGGGTGGATGCGCACGCTGCTGTCGATGACGAACTGCGCCTGGGTCGGCTGCAGGGTCAGGTGGCTGTCGCTCAGGTGGTAGTCGCCCTTGGCCAGCGGCACGTCGTCCATGGCCAGCGACAGCAGCTCGAGCTGCTGGCCGTCCAGCACCAGCTTCGGCAGGCCCTCGCCGGCGGCCGGGTTGCGGCGCATGACCAGTTGCGCATGGACCAGGGTGTGGTCCTCGAACAGCTCGAAGGTCAGGTGGGTCTCGTCGATCAGGTAGTCGGGAGCCTTGTAGTCCTTGAGGTAGACGGTCTTCGGTTGTTCGCTGCGCATGGCTGGCTTCCTTAGGGTTGCTGCACGGCCAGCTGGTAGGCCGTGTACTTGCGAATGTTGATCACGCCGGTATCGAAGATCAGGTACTGGCC
This genomic window contains:
- the pepN gene encoding aminopeptidase N, which produces MRSEQPKTVYLKDYKAPDYLIDETHLTFELFEDHTLVHAQLVMRRNPAAGEGLPKLVLDGQQLELLSLAMDDVPLAKGDYHLSDSHLTLQPTQAQFVIDSSVRIHPESNTALEGLYKSSGMFCTQCEAEGFRKITFYLDRPDVMSKFTTTLSADKQAYPILLSNGNPIASGQEEDGRHWATWQDPFKKPAYLFALVAGDLWCIEDSFRTLSGRDVALRIYVEPENIGKLQHAMDSLKRSMKWDEEVYGREYDLDIFMIVAVNDFNMGAMENKGLNIFNSSCVLAHPETATDAAHQRVEAVVAHEYFHNWSGNRVTCRDWFQLSLKEGFTVFRDAEFSADMNSRTVKRIEDVAFLRTQQFAEDAGPMAHPVRPDAYMEISNFYTLTIYEKGAEVLRMIHTLLGAEAFRKGSDLYFERHDGQAVTCDDFVKAMEDASGQDLGQFKRWYTQSGTPRLSVEDCYDAHAKTYTLTFRQSCPATPGQEHKQPFVIPVAMGLLDAHGHELALRLSGEAEASGSSRVLAVTAAEQSFTFVDVPTQPLPSLLRGFSAPVKLHYPYGRDQLMFLMQHDSDGFNRWEAGQQLAVQVLQELVGQQQRSEPLHLDARLIEALRTVLADQSLDAAMVAEMLALPAEAYLAELSEVADVDAIHIAREFARKAISRELFDLLWSRYQACREASRSTAYAADAAQIARRSLQNIALSYLMLAEDDEVVDACEEQFEHADNMTERLAALAVLVNSPFDAEKAQALAKFADYFKDDALVMDQWFAVQAASPLPGGLERVQALMHHHTFTLKNPNKVRALIGAFANQNHVNFHRADGAGYRFLADQVIALNALNPQIASRQLTPLTRWRKFDPARQALMRGELERILASGELSSDVYEVVSKSLA
- a CDS encoding helix-turn-helix transcriptional regulator yields the protein MTNEAFATLLTLYMRRIRASAAGVAAEIGLSREAVNNWRNGTSLPSPKTRDRLQACARYLRLTEAETNRLFVTAGFEPEFPLQSGAGSEVPFATFIDGLFARLGQAVPYPIALLLSQAHWGQPPFRQELLARARSLYGDGAVLHIQPPYSVSTASNDYFAAIGRQCGFAGVASDYEFEAALEDRLIGHGRLFCLVSRFEQGTPELRDTLAGILRSLSEMHGGRLHLLLCGGEALADLKYRSGDLSLLNIAQVSHWPELTLDDLATLAGLRWPNRPFEKATLALLLELCGGHPALAEEGLQWLCENAGRDQTAQAALRTRLAASARLWQTFLPLAADPAARERLHTRLQAEDLGRARPYLPDAELRRLFWSNLVCVRGEGEAARLHWRCEVVRQAGLQVLESCSND
- a CDS encoding AAA family ATPase; its protein translation is MLERLKTRAWRRPLVVALLALLVGSAVLTPQYNPLTRGAALATVGTGAVWGELLEWRRAMLEARQAYDGWPQDIHEFAPPLSQALLRVHSPQPWRLVAEVAENPELGDLAGTEIVLDFAERGDGWTCRAGEPPIPARYLPPSCRAAGDEAAEAPLVDDLRSLILICLALFAVAALLLLVRHPLLGPSQLQPKSLLRLPLGQLPMLDRLLGLFGRRRATLTAAGIVASDWQRAIACASAASAERVQALALALGARCQPSADWSLPGMVFEWQFCTELPVSLDRCLVYVPAPYLDAAAVVQHLRAVQTGLDVMLVLADPAGELEAGVLLAHCADPANLLVALDSSSQTEWLLGGKPADVLLRLLSSQLRVTRISPYQTRGGVVRAGAFFGRAQLLARVLNREPANYLVVGGRQLGKSSLLKAVQRRLQGHPHIACHYVSLRDHRLAPRLALQFGLKADTPLDAVIDHLATRHAGRRLFLLIDEADLFFRDESRHGYPQLSALRALSEEGRCWFMLAGFWDLYATAVLDYQSPLRNFGEVLSIGGLEPEACRELATLPLARLRLSFASDALVEQVVKASGQRANLVAIVCQECLEALQPGERVIESRHLAQALASQAVLDALAGWGRLCHDEAACRLDRIAVYQVALHGQTSLAALVRLFEEHGLAGSADALQRVLARLQLAYVLRREDGIHRFAIPLFLRQFEPDEVALLLRQELAAERSQA